A single Equus asinus isolate D_3611 breed Donkey chromosome 21, EquAss-T2T_v2, whole genome shotgun sequence DNA region contains:
- the TRPC1 gene encoding short transient receptor potential channel 1 isoform X7, whose protein sequence is MSGYRRKPTCKKIMTVLTVGIFWPVLSLCYLIAPKSQFGRIIHTPFMKFIIHGASYFTFLLLLNLYSLVYNEDKKNTMGPALERIDYLLILWIIGMIWSDIKRLWYEGLEDFLEESRNQLSFVMNSLYLATFALKVVAHNKFHDFADRKDWDAFHPTLVAEGLFAFANVLSYLRLFFMYTTSSILGPLQISMGQMLQDFGKFLGMFLLVLFSFTIGLTQLYDKGYTPKEQKDCVGIFCEQQSNDTFHSFIGTCFALFWYIFSLAHVAIFVTRFSYGEELQSFVGAVIVGTYNVVVVIVLTKLLVAMLHKSFQLIANHEDKEWKFARAKLWLSYFDDKCTLPPPFNIIPSPKTICYLISSLSKWICSHTSKGKVKRQNSLKEWRNLKQKRDENYQKVMCCLVHRYLTSMRQKMQSTDQATVENLNELRQDLSKFRNEIRDLLGFRTSKYAMFYPRN, encoded by the exons ATGTCAGGTTACCGACGGAAGCCCACTTGTAAGAAGATAATGACTGTTTTGACAGTTGGCATCTTTTGGCCAGTTTTGTCACTTTGTTATTTGATAGCTCCCAAATCTCAATTTGGCAGAATCATTCACACACCTTTTATGAAATTTATTATTCATGGAGCATCATATTTCACATTCCTGCTGTTACTGAACCTGTACTCTCTTGTCTACAATGAGGATAAGAAAAACACAATGGGACCAGCCCTTGAAAGAATAGACTATCTTCTTATACTGTGGATTATTG ggaTGATTTGGTCAGACATTAAAAGACTCTGGTATGAAGGGTTGGAAGACTTTTTAGAAGAATCTCGTAATCAACTCAGTTTTGTCATGAATTCACTTTATTTGGCAACCTTTGCCCTCAAAGTGGTTGCTCACAACAAG TTTCATGATTTTGCTGATCGGAAGGACTGGGACGCATTCCATCCTACACTGGTGGCAGAAGGGCTTTTTGCATTTGCAAATGTTTTGAGTTACCTTCGTCTCTTTTTTATGTATACAACAAGCTCTATCTTGGGTCCATTACAG ATATCGATGGGACAGATGTTACAAGATTTCGGAAAATTTCTTGGGATGTTCCTCCTTGTCTTGTTTTCCTTCACAATTGGACTGACACAGCTGTATGATAAAGGCTATACTCCGAAGGAGCAGAAGGACTGTGTGGGCATCTTCTGTGAACAGCAAAGCAATGACACCTTCCATTC GTTCATTGGCACCTGCTTTGCTTTGTTCTGGTACATTTTCTCCTTAGCACATGTGGCGATCTTTGTCACAAGATTTAGCTATGGAGAAGAGCTGCAGTCGTTTGTGGGAGCTGTCATTGTTGGGACATACAATGTCGTGGTCGTGATTGTGCTCACCAAGCTGCTGGTGGCAATGCTTCATAAAAGCTTTCAGTTGATTGCA AATCATGAAGACAAAGAATGGAAATTTGCTCGAGCAAAGCTGTGGCTTAGCTACTTTGATGACAAGTGTACCTTACCCCCGCCTTTCAACATCATTCCTTCACCAAAGACCATCTGCTATCTGATTAGTAGCCTCAGTAAATGGATTTGCTCTCATACATCAAAAGGCAAAGTTAAACGGCAGAACAGTTTAAAG gaatggagaaatttgaaacaaaagagagatgaaaactacCAAAAAGTGATGTGCTGCTTGGTGCACCGTTACCTGACTTCCATGAGACAGAAGATGCAAAGTACAGACCAGGCAACTGTGGAAAATCTGAACGAACTACGCCAGGATCTGTCAAAATTCCGAAATGAAATAAGGGATTTACTTGGCTTTCGGACTTCTAAATATGCTATGTTTTATCCAAGAAATTAa
- the TRPC1 gene encoding short transient receptor potential channel 1 isoform X8: MYTTSSILGPLQISMGQMLQDFGKFLGMFLLVLFSFTIGLTQLYDKGYTPKEQKDCVGIFCEQQSNDTFHSFIGTCFALFWYIFSLAHVAIFVTRFSYGEELQSFVGAVIVGTYNVVVVIVLTKLLVAMLHKSFQLIANHEDKEWKFARAKLWLSYFDDKCTLPPPFNIIPSPKTICYLISSLSKWICSHTSKGKVKRQNSLKEWRNLKQKRDENYQKVMCCLVHRYLTSMRQKMQSTDQATVENLNELRQDLSKFRNEIRDLLGFRTSKYAMFYPRN, from the exons ATGTATACAACAAGCTCTATCTTGGGTCCATTACAG ATATCGATGGGACAGATGTTACAAGATTTCGGAAAATTTCTTGGGATGTTCCTCCTTGTCTTGTTTTCCTTCACAATTGGACTGACACAGCTGTATGATAAAGGCTATACTCCGAAGGAGCAGAAGGACTGTGTGGGCATCTTCTGTGAACAGCAAAGCAATGACACCTTCCATTC GTTCATTGGCACCTGCTTTGCTTTGTTCTGGTACATTTTCTCCTTAGCACATGTGGCGATCTTTGTCACAAGATTTAGCTATGGAGAAGAGCTGCAGTCGTTTGTGGGAGCTGTCATTGTTGGGACATACAATGTCGTGGTCGTGATTGTGCTCACCAAGCTGCTGGTGGCAATGCTTCATAAAAGCTTTCAGTTGATTGCA AATCATGAAGACAAAGAATGGAAATTTGCTCGAGCAAAGCTGTGGCTTAGCTACTTTGATGACAAGTGTACCTTACCCCCGCCTTTCAACATCATTCCTTCACCAAAGACCATCTGCTATCTGATTAGTAGCCTCAGTAAATGGATTTGCTCTCATACATCAAAAGGCAAAGTTAAACGGCAGAACAGTTTAAAG gaatggagaaatttgaaacaaaagagagatgaaaactacCAAAAAGTGATGTGCTGCTTGGTGCACCGTTACCTGACTTCCATGAGACAGAAGATGCAAAGTACAGACCAGGCAACTGTGGAAAATCTGAACGAACTACGCCAGGATCTGTCAAAATTCCGAAATGAAATAAGGGATTTACTTGGCTTTCGGACTTCTAAATATGCTATGTTTTATCCAAGAAATTAa
- the TRPC1 gene encoding short transient receptor potential channel 1 isoform X6, producing the protein MLTEEDPILRAFELSADLKELSLVEVEFRNDYEELARQCKMFAKDLLAQARNSRELEVILNHTSNDEHLDKRGLLEERMNLSRLKLAIKYNQKEFVSQSNCQQFLNTVWFGQMSGYRRKPTCKKIMTVLTVGIFWPVLSLCYLIAPKSQFGRIIHTPFMKFIIHGASYFTFLLLLNLYSLVYNEDKKNTMGPALERIDYLLILWIIGMIWSDIKRLWYEGLEDFLEESRNQLSFVMNSLYLATFALKVVAHNKFHDFADRKDWDAFHPTLVAEGLFAFANVLSYLRLFFMYTTSSILGPLQISMGQMLQDFGKFLGMFLLVLFSFTIGLTQLYDKGYTPKEQKDCVGIFCEQQSNDTFHSFIGTCFALFWYIFSLAHVAIFVTRFSYGEELQSFVGAVIVGTYNVVVVIVLTKLLVAMLHKSFQLIANHEDKEWKFARAKLWLSYFDDKCTLPPPFNIIPSPKTICYLISSLSKWICSHTSKGKVKRQNSLKEWRNLKQKRDENYQKVMCCLVHRYLTSMRQKMQSTDQATVENLNELRQDLSKFRNEIRDLLGFRTSKYAMFYPRN; encoded by the exons ATGTTAACAGAGGAAGATCCGATTCTGAGAGCATTTGAACTGAGTGCTGATTTAAAAGAACTAAGCCTTGTGGAAGTGGAATTCAG GAATGATTATGAGGAACTAGCTCGGCAATGTAAAATGTTTGCTAAAGATTTGCTTGCACAAGCCCGGAATTCACGCGAATTGGAAGTTATCCTAAACCATACGTCTAATGATGAGCATCTTGACAAACGGGGATTattagaagaaagaatgaatttaAGTCGTCTAAAACTTGCTATCAAATATAACCAAAAGGAG TTTGTCTCCCAGTCTAACTGCCAGCAGTTCCTGAACACTGTTTGGTTTGGACAGATGTCAGGTTACCGACGGAAGCCCACTTGTAAGAAGATAATGACTGTTTTGACAGTTGGCATCTTTTGGCCAGTTTTGTCACTTTGTTATTTGATAGCTCCCAAATCTCAATTTGGCAGAATCATTCACACACCTTTTATGAAATTTATTATTCATGGAGCATCATATTTCACATTCCTGCTGTTACTGAACCTGTACTCTCTTGTCTACAATGAGGATAAGAAAAACACAATGGGACCAGCCCTTGAAAGAATAGACTATCTTCTTATACTGTGGATTATTG ggaTGATTTGGTCAGACATTAAAAGACTCTGGTATGAAGGGTTGGAAGACTTTTTAGAAGAATCTCGTAATCAACTCAGTTTTGTCATGAATTCACTTTATTTGGCAACCTTTGCCCTCAAAGTGGTTGCTCACAACAAG TTTCATGATTTTGCTGATCGGAAGGACTGGGACGCATTCCATCCTACACTGGTGGCAGAAGGGCTTTTTGCATTTGCAAATGTTTTGAGTTACCTTCGTCTCTTTTTTATGTATACAACAAGCTCTATCTTGGGTCCATTACAG ATATCGATGGGACAGATGTTACAAGATTTCGGAAAATTTCTTGGGATGTTCCTCCTTGTCTTGTTTTCCTTCACAATTGGACTGACACAGCTGTATGATAAAGGCTATACTCCGAAGGAGCAGAAGGACTGTGTGGGCATCTTCTGTGAACAGCAAAGCAATGACACCTTCCATTC GTTCATTGGCACCTGCTTTGCTTTGTTCTGGTACATTTTCTCCTTAGCACATGTGGCGATCTTTGTCACAAGATTTAGCTATGGAGAAGAGCTGCAGTCGTTTGTGGGAGCTGTCATTGTTGGGACATACAATGTCGTGGTCGTGATTGTGCTCACCAAGCTGCTGGTGGCAATGCTTCATAAAAGCTTTCAGTTGATTGCA AATCATGAAGACAAAGAATGGAAATTTGCTCGAGCAAAGCTGTGGCTTAGCTACTTTGATGACAAGTGTACCTTACCCCCGCCTTTCAACATCATTCCTTCACCAAAGACCATCTGCTATCTGATTAGTAGCCTCAGTAAATGGATTTGCTCTCATACATCAAAAGGCAAAGTTAAACGGCAGAACAGTTTAAAG gaatggagaaatttgaaacaaaagagagatgaaaactacCAAAAAGTGATGTGCTGCTTGGTGCACCGTTACCTGACTTCCATGAGACAGAAGATGCAAAGTACAGACCAGGCAACTGTGGAAAATCTGAACGAACTACGCCAGGATCTGTCAAAATTCCGAAATGAAATAAGGGATTTACTTGGCTTTCGGACTTCTAAATATGCTATGTTTTATCCAAGAAATTAa